From one Culex quinquefasciatus strain JHB chromosome 3, VPISU_Cqui_1.0_pri_paternal, whole genome shotgun sequence genomic stretch:
- the LOC6038697 gene encoding antichymotrypsin-2, with protein sequence MLLFQALFLFAAFASSTTQQDLFTTDFVWDVVKTSFHERQNMVLSPFVIRAGMTMMASSVNSHFTMQKLSQKLRLQGVSMAAVLEQFRRRLQLLAMDRDVRIGTKVYVYGTSDLNPNFAAGVRYFNAGVEKRAQLEVGQLAREANDWANWTTSGMVTRVVKSSDIRDNTRLVLLNAITFRSEWQHRFELKNTRKELFYSTGTGQPFMTDMMNLRSIELPYGYYEPLNALSIELPFKTGSDYSLVVIIPVDKSGNLTQLVQNLDHETFKKIQNSRIKQSVHVKLPRIKLTAEVNVNDVFRKLHLTAPFEWSVFQVFKDEKLALDKAMQSVSVEIDERGARAAAVSSMSFTSRSATPTFYADHPFLYAIVKKSQQYPLFVGIFAFPINKSL encoded by the exons ATGTTGCTCTTCCAAGCGTTATTTCTGTTCGCTGCCTTTGCATCTTCAACGACTCAGCAAGATCTGTTCACCACAGATTTTGTCTGGGATGTCGTCAAG ACCAGCTTCCACGAGCGCCAGAACATGGTCCTCTCGCCGTTCGTGATTCGCGCCGGAATGACGATGATGGCAAGTTCGGTCAACAGTCACTTTACGATGCAAAAGCTGAGCCAAAAGCTTCGGCTGCAGGGTGTCAGCATGGCGGCGGTGCTGGAGCAGTTCCGGCGCCGGCTGCAGCTGCTGGCCATGGACCGGGATGTGCGAATCGGCACCAAGGTGTACGTGTACGGTACGAGCGACCTTAATCCGAACTTTGCCGCTGGAGTGCGCTACTTTAACGCGGGTGTTGAGAAACGTGCCCAGTTGGAAGTTGGTCAGTTGGCTAGGGAGGCCAACGATTGGGCGAACTGGACGACCTCGGGAATGGTCACTAGGGTGGTAAAGTCTAGTGATATTCGAGACAACACCCGATTGGTTCTGCTGAATGCGATCACGTTCCGTAGCGAGTGGCAACATCGATTTGAGCTGAAAAACACCAGAAAGGAGTTGTTTTACTCTACCGGGACAGGCCAGCCGTTCATGACCGATATGATGAACCTTCGGAGCATTGAACTTCCCTATGGATACTATGAACCGCTGAACGCTCTCTCGATAGAACTGCCGTTCAAAACTGGTAGCGATTACTCCTTGGTGGTGATCATCCCGGTTGATAAAAGTGGCAATTTGACTCAGCTAGTACAAAACCTGGATcacgaaactttcaaaaaaatacaaaacagtaGAATCAAACAATCGGTACACGTTAAACTTCCCCGGATCAAGCTCACCGCCGAGGTGAATGTGAACGACGTTTTCCGGAAGTTGCACCTGACGGCACCGTTCGAGTGGTCCGTGTTTCAGGTGTTCAAGGACGAGAAGCTGGCCCTGGATAAGGCCATGCAAAGCGTTTCGGTGGAGATTGACGAGAGAGGGGCTCGAGCTGCGGCGGTTTCCA gtatGTCATTCACCAGCAGAAGTGCCACTCCGACGTTCTATGCTGATCATCCCTTCCTGTATGCGATTGTGAAAAAATCTCAACAGTATCCGTTATTTGTAGGAATATTTGCATTCCCAATAAATAAGAGCCTGTAA
- the LOC6038694 gene encoding leukocyte elastase inhibitor, protein MVNLKQSIGRIFLVASLLMPQVFGLAIERYDFTEQSTKFAIDFYRNVFNTNENAILSPLSIQSTLSLLYHVANEKTASKMQQILGLPANPEQLRLNLQNLLNRTNSDDLRMASKIYHSQLSLHPDFLPVLQKSLGVDVEPANFTHKQEVADSVNQWAARSTKGLINEIISPIDIRDSEHVILLNAIVLDAKWKEPFWPFTIEKVFHFTNGDHIVGMMFMDGYFSYGEFDGLKALELPYEDHTDLSMVLILPTTGSLEDLVKRFNMELYTKMDSVMDVEKGEIEIPKFKTSSKIKAKDVLQSMGLESAFEEGAFRVFAEHPAQLTELRQNAVIEVSESGTKAAAITVGGIDLRSGPLYDFIADRPFMYLIRRMSTKEIIFIGHFSHFK, encoded by the exons ATGGTTAACTTGAAGCAATCGATCGGCAGGATTTTCTTGGTTGCATCACTTTTGATGCCTCAAGTTTTTGGATTGGCAATCGAAAGATATG ATTTCACTGAACAATCCACAAAGTTCGCTATAGATTTTTACCGGAATGTTTTCAACACAAACGAGAATGCAATTCTGTCACCGCTTTCCATCCAATCAACGCTATCCCTGCTGTATCACGTGGCAAACGAGAAAACCGCTTCGAAAATGCAACAAATCCTGGGACTGCCCGCTAATCCGGAGCAGCTACGTTTGAACCTCCAAAATCTGCTCAATCGCACCAACAGCGACGACCTTCGAATGGCGTCCAAGATCTACCACAGCCAACTCTCGTTGCATCCCGATTTCCTCCCAGTGCTGCAAAAATCGCTCGGTGTCGACGTAGAACCTGCGAATTTCACCCACAAACAGGAAGTAGCCGATTCCGTGAATCAGTGGGCCGCACGTTCTACTAAAGGATTGATCAACGAGATCATCAGTCCCATCGACATAAGAGACAGTGAGCACGTCATACTGTTGAACGCCATCGTGCTGGATGCCAAGTGGAAAGAGCCTTTCTGGCCATTTACCATTGAAAAAGTCTTCCATTTCACGAATGGTGACCACATCGTTGGTATGATGTTCATGGATGGATATTTTTCGTACGGTGAGTTCGATGGGTTGAAGGCGCTGGAGTTGCCGTACGAAGACCATACCGACTTGTCCATGGTACTGATTTTGCCA ACAACGGGATCATTGGAGGATTTGGTGAAAAGATTTAACATGGAACTGTACACAAAAATGGACAGCGTAATGGATGTTGAGAAGGGGGAaattgaaattccaaaattcaagaccagttccaaaattaaagcaaaaGATGTTTTGCAATCGATGGGGCTTGAATCGGCCTTCGAGGAAGGTGCCTTCAGAGTGTTTGCAGAACACCCTGCCCAACTAACAGAGTTACGACAAAATGCAGTTATTGAAGTTTCGGAAAGTGGCACCAAGGCGGCTGCGATTACTG ttGGTGGAATCGACCTGAGGAGTGGCCCTTTGTACGATTTCATAGCTGATCGACCATTCATGTATCTGATCCGAAGGATGTCTACCAAAGAAATCATCTTCATTGGACACTTTTCTCACTTCAAATGA
- the LOC119768678 gene encoding leukocyte elastase inhibitor-like encodes MKVSVRSNRVLACVVLFACAATHIQGYAIEGQDFATRSTKFTLDFFRKSFNANENTVMSPISVQSTLALLYHVASENAATDMQRILELPPTADQLIPDLRRFLGRTNNNVLKMVSKVYHSQEELNPEFLPVLQEALDVQVESTDFTQKQQVADSVNQWVDHSTNGMITDLINPDDIRDDEQVILLTAITLNARWEIPFMTVPWKRTFHFVNGDREIDMMTEMDDYSYAEVDNLKVLEIPYEEHTDLSMVMIMPTKESLEDLMKRFNMKLYKKLNSAMRVTKGNIEIPKFTINSKIPAKDIMEKMGLGSVFGVDAFDVFVKKGAQLSELRQRAVINVFEGGTTAAAVTEGRIVLLSGPSYEFIADRPFVYLIRRQSTEEIFFIGHFSHHE; translated from the exons ATGAAAGTCTCAGTGCGATCAAACAGGGTGTTGGCTTGCGTAGTGTTATTTGCTTGCGCAGCAACTCACATTCAAGGATATGCTATCGAAGGACAAG ATTTTGCAACTCGATCGACCAAGTTTACTCTGGATTTCTTCCGGAAATCATTCAACGCCAATGAAAATACAGTAATGTCACCGATATCCGTCCAGTCAACGCTGGCCCTGCTGTACCACGTGGCCAGTGAAAATGCCGCCACCGATATGCAACGCATCCTCGAATTACCACCGACAGCCGACCAACTTATCCCGGATCTTCGCCGATTCCTCGGTCGTACCAATAACAATGTTCTCAAAATGGTATCCAAAGTTTACCACAGCCAGGAAGAGCTCAATCCGGAGTTTCTACCAGTGCTGCAGGAAGCCCTCGATGTGCAAGTGGAATCGACTGACTTTACCCAAAAACAGCAGGTTGCTGATTCAGTGAACCAGTGGGTTGATCACTCTACCAACGGAATGATTACCGATCTGATAAATCCCGACGATATCCGCGATGACGAGCAAGTGATTTTGTTGACCGCGATCACTTTGAACGCTCGGTGGGAAATTCCGTTCATGACCGTGCCCTGGAAGAGGACATTCCATTTTGTGAACGGAGATCGCGAGATCGACATGATGACCGAAATGGACGATTACTCGTACGCTGAGGTGGATAACCTAAAGGTGCTGGAGATACCCTACGAAGAGCATACGGACCTTTCGATGGTGATGATTATGCCGACCAAGGAATCCCTGGAAGATTTAATGAAGCGATTCAACATGAAACTCTACAAGAAGCTGAACAGTGCAATGCGCGTTACAAAGGGAAACATTGAGATTCCCAAATTTACGATAAACTCCAAAATTCCGGCGAAGGACATCATGGAAAAGATGGGACTGGGATCTGTCTTCGGTGTGGATGCTTTCGACGTGTTTGTGAAAAAGGGAGCCCAGCTTTCTGAGCTGAGGCAACGTGCagttatcaatgttttcgaagGAGGCACCACGGCTGCTGCCGTCACGGAAGGACGCATCGTACTGCTGTCCGGACCATCGTACGAGTTCATCGCTGATAGACCGTTTGTGTACCTCATTCGAAGGCAATCAACCGAGGAGATATTCTTTATTGGACATTTCTCGCATCATGAATAG
- the LOC6038688 gene encoding uncharacterized protein LOC6038688: MIFRVGFLTFALIVSGVISSEENEFNVGNLDFTLKFFRKHYNSSSNSIVSPISVRLALAALYQATGPKLDPTFQQAISIPTKNKKKIADDIRAFLETTNSEHLRVLFKAYKLDNALDPTFEKTLQDVFGTSIDTVDFRDRVKVTNVVNRWVSDATNQLIEKFVEESSIDPSTEFMLINAVALEARWANKFTLNQTRQMTFHFENGDREVQMMSQVMSVSYKIAEDFHAAELLYTEKSDLSMWIILPRGRGSLGDLVGSLTPELLANIRLGAKTVSLNVELPRFTIRNEFDVNQVLEKMGHGGLFGNADLQVFAGSKSEIDDIFQSAVIKVDEEGTEASSGTRVNVKWRVGPRPFFANKPFIFFIQKRSTNTILFIGQYSNHEDYRLARPWRKEEQARKNSFTWSGLKLARNYDDAKVLTGHGPLDHPEAGRGPSLASHRPGFDLVRKLRAMLIKAVVPLVFVTIAVVVGADGPDFSFGDADFSVEYFKAAFNASRNEVVSPLSIRLALAAFYQVAGSVVEQTIQRAFYLPLEKSVASENAAGFLEEVSTNQQLQVAFKVLKNQDLLSDEFASTLSKVFKTAPESVEFADKRSVVTSVNTWANRATNGQIRNFLKEDELDTNTELILLNAVSLKASWAERFSEAKTDRQSFAFRNGIRPVDMMHETVEVLYKVAPEYHAVQIPYNEESDLSMWILVPRGQGNFDSLVASLSSDLLDDIETTAMPRAVDISLPRFQIRSELPAKKIIEKMGFEQLFAESDFSIFKNRKSELSDLRQSTFLQVNEEGTEAAVVSSATTKFRAKNAQFNANQPFVFIIKKISTDTIVFIGHYSNFEQQQ; the protein is encoded by the exons ATGATCTTCAGAGTGGGTTTCTTAACGTTTGCGCTCATAGTTTCAGGTGTTATTTCGTCAGAAGAAAATG AATTTAACGTTGGCAACCTGGACTTTACGTTAAAGTTCTTCCGCAAACACTACAACTCGTCCAGTAACTCGATCGTGTCCCCGATTTCGGTTCGATTGGCGTTGGCAGCCCTGTACCAAGCGACTGGACCCAAGCTGGATCCCACCTTtcagcaagcaatcagcattcccactaaaaataagaagaaaattGCGGACGACATTCGTGCATTTCTGGAAACGACCAACAGTGAACATCTCCGAGTTTTGTTCAAAGCCTACAAACTAGACAACGCGCTTGATCCGACGTTCGAAAAGACTTTGCAGGACGTGTTTGGAACGAGCATCGATACCGTTGATTTCAGGGACAGGGTAAAGGTTACCAACGTGGTCAACAGGTGGGTATCGGACGCAACGAACCAGCTGATCGAGAAGTTCGTCGAGGAAAGCAGCATCGATCCTTCGACGGAGTTCATGCTTATCAACGCCGTTGCTCTGGAAGCTCGCTGGGCTAACAAGTTCACCCTGAACCAAACTCGTCAGATGACGTTCCACTTTGAAAATGGTGATCGCGAGGTACAGATGATGAGTCAGGTCATGTCGGTGTCGTACAAAATAGCTGAGGACTTTCATGCAGCCGAACTGCTCTACACGGAGAAATCAGATCTTTCAATGTGGATCATCTTGCCCCGGGGTCGAGGCTCGTTGGGAGATCTGGTCGGTTCGCTGACGCCCGAACTACTCGCGAACATCCGGTTGGGCGCGAAGACGGTTTCACTGAACGTGGAGCTGCCACGGTTCACGATCCGGAACGAGTTCGACGTCAACCAGGTGCTCGAAAAGATGGGCCATGGTGGACTGTTTGGCAACGCGGACCTCCAGGTGTTCGCTGGATCAAAGTCGGAGATCGACGACATTTTCCAGAGCGCGGTTATCAAAGTGGACGAGGAAGGCACGGAAGCATCGTCCGGAACTA GGGTCAACGTGAAATGGCGCGTCGGACCGCGGCCGTTCTTTGCCAACAAGCCGTTCATCTTTTTCATACAAAAGCGCTCGACAAATACGATTCTATTCATAGGACAATATTCGAACCACGAGGACTA CAGATTAGCGCGGCCCTGGAGGAAGGAAGAACAAGCGCGAAAGAATTCATTCACCTGGTCTGGTCTCAAATTGGCTCGAAACTACGACGACGCCAAGGTGTTAACTGGCCACGGCCCGCTGGACCATCCCGAAGCCGGGCGGGGGCCATCTCTCGCCAGTCATCGGCCGGGGTTCGACCTGGTTAG AAAGTTGCGCGCGATGCTAATTAAGGCGGTTGTACCGTTGGTTTTCGTCACGATCGCCGTTGTAGTCGGTGCCGACGGGCCGGACTTTAGCTTCGGCGATGCGGACTTTTCCGTTGAGTACTTCAAGGCGGCGTTCAATGCGTCCCGGAATGAGGTTGTGTCCCCGCTGTCGATTCGGCTAGCGTTGGCCGCGTTCTACCAGGTGGCCGGATCGGTGGTGGAGCAAACCATCCAGAGGGCGTTCTATCTACCGCTTGAGAAGTCAGTGGCCAGCGAGAATGCCGCTGGATTCCTGGAAGAGGTCAGTACTAACCAGCAGCTGCAGGTTGCatttaaagtgctgaaaaacCAAGATCTTTTGTCGGATGAGTTCGCCTCAACGCTGAGCAAGGTATTCAAAACTGCTCCGGAAAGTGTCGAGTTTGCCGACAAGCGTTCCGTCGTGACCTCGGTCAACACGTGGGCAAACCGCGCTACGAACGGTCAAATCCGAAACTTCCTCAAAGAAGACGAGCTGGACACCAACACGGAGTTGATCCTGCTCAATGCGGTATCTCTCAAGGCTTCATGGGCCGAAAGGTTCTCCGAGGCCAAAACTGATCGTCAAAGTTTTGCCTTCCGTAACGGAATCCGTCCAGTCGACATGATGCACGAAACGGTGGAAGTGCTGTACAAGGTCGCTCCCGAATACCACGCCGTTCAGATCCCGTACAACGAAGAGAGCGACCTGTCCATGTGGATCCTGGTTCCACGCGGACAAGGCAACTTCGACTCTCTTGTTGCTTCCCTCTCCTCTGACCTGCTGGACGACATCGAAACAACGGCGATGCCACGGGCCGTGGACATTTCGCTGCCAAGGTTCCAGATCCGATCGGAACTGCCGGCCAAGAAAATCATCGAGAAAATGGGCTTCGAACAACTTTTTGCCGAGAGTGACTTTAGCATCTTTAAGAACCGCAAGTCGGAACTCAGTGATCTACGCCAAAGTACTTTCCTGCAGGTCAACGAAGAAGGCACCGAAGCTGCCGTGGTTTCAT CGGCCACCACGAAGTTCCGCGCGAAAAACGCCCAGTTCAACGCGAACCAACCGTTCGTGTTCATCATCAAGAAGATCTCCACCGATACGATCGTGTTCATCGGACACTACTCAAACTTCGAGCAGCAACAGTAA
- the LOC6038693 gene encoding antitrypsin isoform X1, translating into MLSQILSTCVLIDSAAHADDDDSDSPVTLVRACNRFSVRYFKNCFNPTENVLCSPVVVRLGLAMFYQVSGTPIEEDLRTVLHLPSDKSTSNTQQVQLHDDLTSSGALKIHTMICTSETRPLDACFQDLLANHAPAVVLEPVDFTDDVSTARAVNGWIQSERCEIDDLVTEGDVWSLETLSVMMFNAVSLMTKWRLGFDPRLTEQKEFKFLNKVQKVSMMHGIFKARYCYDLQMRCKVVELPFEHSSNYNLLIILPDDGQCLADVVDAIPEEYLNTMIDCLTEHWVDVQIPRITVAMKTSVEDVLSKQDCTGIFELKDLKVFADGKDQLDRFYQHCWFRMDENGAQLNAPLPESPQVTFTADRPFLYVVRRANDSAVVMIGDYSIYVDPDEQY; encoded by the exons ATGCTGTCGCAAATACTATCAACGTGCGTCCTAATCGATTCAGCAGCGCATGCCGATGACG ATGATTCCGATTCGCCGGTCACGTTGGTGAGAGCTTGCAACAGGTTCAGTGTGAGATACTTCAAG AACTGCTTCAATCCAACCGAAAACGTCCTCTGTTCTCCAGTTGTGGTTCGACTCGGCCTAGCCATGTTTTACCAGGTATCCGGAACGCCTATCGAAGAGGATCTCCGCACCGTACTGCACCTACCCAGTGATAAATCAACCTCAAACACCCAACAGGTCCAACTACACGATGACCTAACCAGCTCCGGAGCCCTCAAAATTCACACCATGATCTGCACGTCCGAGACTCGACCCTTGGACGCTTGCTTCCAGGATCTTCTCGCAAACCACGCACCTGCGGTGGTCCTCGAGCCGGTTGACTTTACCGACGATGTTTCGACGGCTCGGGCCGTCAACGGGTGGATCCAGTCGGAGCGCTGTGAAATCGATGATCTTGTCACGGAAGGGGACGTTTGGTCGCTGGAGACGCTTTCCGTTATGATGTTCAACGCGGTTTCGTTGATGACCAAGTGGAGGTTGGGATTTGATCCGCGTTTGACTGAGCAGAAGGAGTTTAAGTTTTTGaacaaggtgcaaaaagtttcgATGATGCACGGAATATTTAAAGCTAGATATTGTTACGATCTTCAGATGAGGTGCAAGGTCGTGGAGCTGCCGTTTGAGCATAGTTCAAATTATAACCTGCTGATCATCCTACCAGATGATGGTCAATGCCTTGCCGATGTGGTAGATGCAATCCCTGAAGAATACCTGAACACTATGATTGATTGTCTGACGGAGCATTGGGTGGACGTCCAGATTCCCAGGATCACTGTGGCCATGAAGACATCGGTGGAAGATGTGCTGAGCAAGCAAGACTGCACCGGAATATTTGAGCTGAAGGATTTGAAGGTGTTTGCCGACGGAAAGGATCAACTCGATCGATTCTACCAGCATTGCTGGTTTCGCATGGACGAAAATGGAGCCCAATTGAACGCACCGCTTCCGGAATCACCACAAGTCACGTTCACAGCGGATCGTCCATTTTTGTACGTAGTTCGGAGGGCTAACGACAGTGCGGTAGTTATGATTGGCGATTACTCTATCTACGTGGAtcctgatgagcagtattaa
- the LOC6038692 gene encoding leukocyte elastase inhibitor, with protein MIPFVALLAVLAVGSSGELSEFTTSSTDFTFRFLQRAYTPTENAILSPVSIQSSLAMFYPLAGPAVSPDMQRHLNLPADKTIATDNLRRFFASISKQQARPDALKVLSKVYHVDAELNPEVLPLFQGQFGAEVETANFQDQETVVRSVNEWVDRSTGGLIPNYMEPGELRVDTDLMLLNVVALNASWQDPFDPEETEESDFQFLNGVRKVQMMHVAGEFQFGVVNEHNCYAVELNYEEDTDLSMVLILPKKKHTLQDIIQGLSLDLYRALDESLHKVRVAVAIPKFTMPKKLDAKELLMNMGLKSIFENLDFDLLTKYKSKIGEVRQTGFIRVDEKGTEAAAATDVQAVGRSSIPTFYANRPFLYLIRKRSTKDIIFIGHYSVFEEQQ; from the exons ATGATACCGTTTGTTGCATTGTTGGCTGTTTTAGCTGTTGGATCATCTGGTGAACTATCAG AGTTCACCACTTCCTCGACGGATTTCACGTTCCGGTTCCTACAGCGTGCTTACACCCCAACGGAGAATGCCATCCTGTCTCCGGTGTCGATCCAATCTTCGCTGGCGATGTTCTACCCGCTGGCCGGTCCGGCGGTATCACCGGACATGCAGCGTCATCTGAACCTGCCGGCTGATAAGACGATCGCGACTGATAATTTGCGAAGGTTTTTCGCTTCAATCAGCAAACAACAGGCGCGGCCCGATGCGCTGAAGGTGCTGTCCAAGGTGTACCACGTAGACGCGGAGCTGAACCCGGAGGTGCTGCCCTTGTTCCAAGGTCAGTTCGGGGCCGAGGTGGAAACGGCCAACTTTCAGGACCAGGAAACGGTGGTGCGATCGGTGAACGAGTGGGTtgatcggtccaccggtgggctGATTCCGAACTACATGGAACCTGGGGAACTCCGCGTGGACACTGATCTGATGCTGTTGAACGTGGTTGCGTTGAACGCTTCCTGGCAGGATCCGTTTGATCCGGAAGAGACGGAGGAGTCGGACTTTCAATTTCTGAATGGTGTGCGGAAGGTTCAGATGATGCACGTGGCCGGAGAGTTTCAGTTCGGAGTTGTGAACGAGCACAACTGTTACGCCGTTGAGTTGAACTACGAGGAGGATACCGATCTGTCTATGGTGTTGATCCTTCCGAAGAAAAAGCACACTCTGCAAGATATCATTCAGGGATTGAGCCTTGACTTGTACCGGGCACTTGACGAGAGTCTCCACAAGGTTCGAGTGGCGGTTGCGATTCCGAAGTTTACCATGCCCAAGAAGTTGGACGCTAAGGAACTGCTGATGAATATGGGATTGaagtcgatttttgaaaatttggacttTGATCTTTTGACCAAGTATAAGTCCAAGATCGGTGAAGTTCGTCAGACTGGGTTCATCCGAGTGGATGAGAAGGGAACTGAAGCGGCTGCAGCTACTG ATGTCCAAGCGGTGGGCCGTTCCAGCATTCCCACCTTTTACGCTAACCGTCCCTTCCTGTACCTGATCCGGAAGCGCTCGACCAAGGATATCATCTTCATCGGACACTATTCCGTGTTCGAGGAGCAGCAATAA
- the LOC6038691 gene encoding cuticle protein CP14.6, whose product MSRFVLVCVLSVSAVLAAPQLRQQGQNTDPNGIELLRYNFTNNNEAGYAFTYEQSNKQIFSEVGTPKDTANGTKILAVEGAYTFVGPDGQTYWVNYRADENGFLPKTGTGTVGGIQPGQDAPVRT is encoded by the exons ATGTCCCGATTTGTGCTGGTTTGTGTCCTGTCGGTGAGTGCGGTCCTTGCCGCTCCTCAACTCCGTCAACAAGGTCAAAATACGGATCCAAACGGAATTGAACTGTTGAGATACAACTTTACCAACAACAACGAAGCAGGCTATGCGTTCAC GTACGAACAGAGCAACAAGCAGATCTTTTCGGAGGTTGGTACGCCCAAGGACACGGCCAACGGAACCAAAATCCTGGCAGTAGAGGGAGCTTACACGTTTGTGGGACCCGATGGTCAAACGTACTGGGTCAACTACCGCGCTGACGAGAACGGATTCCTGCCCAAGACGGGTACCGGTACCGTTGGTGGAATCCAGCCCGGTCAGGATGCCCCAGTGCGAACCTAG
- the LOC6038693 gene encoding antitrypsin isoform X2, translated as MPMTRHFSPHPDDSDSPVTLVRACNRFSVRYFKNCFNPTENVLCSPVVVRLGLAMFYQVSGTPIEEDLRTVLHLPSDKSTSNTQQVQLHDDLTSSGALKIHTMICTSETRPLDACFQDLLANHAPAVVLEPVDFTDDVSTARAVNGWIQSERCEIDDLVTEGDVWSLETLSVMMFNAVSLMTKWRLGFDPRLTEQKEFKFLNKVQKVSMMHGIFKARYCYDLQMRCKVVELPFEHSSNYNLLIILPDDGQCLADVVDAIPEEYLNTMIDCLTEHWVDVQIPRITVAMKTSVEDVLSKQDCTGIFELKDLKVFADGKDQLDRFYQHCWFRMDENGAQLNAPLPESPQVTFTADRPFLYVVRRANDSAVVMIGDYSIYVDPDEQY; from the exons ATGCCGATGACG CGCCATTTCTCACCCCACCCAGATGATTCCGATTCGCCGGTCACGTTGGTGAGAGCTTGCAACAGGTTCAGTGTGAGATACTTCAAG AACTGCTTCAATCCAACCGAAAACGTCCTCTGTTCTCCAGTTGTGGTTCGACTCGGCCTAGCCATGTTTTACCAGGTATCCGGAACGCCTATCGAAGAGGATCTCCGCACCGTACTGCACCTACCCAGTGATAAATCAACCTCAAACACCCAACAGGTCCAACTACACGATGACCTAACCAGCTCCGGAGCCCTCAAAATTCACACCATGATCTGCACGTCCGAGACTCGACCCTTGGACGCTTGCTTCCAGGATCTTCTCGCAAACCACGCACCTGCGGTGGTCCTCGAGCCGGTTGACTTTACCGACGATGTTTCGACGGCTCGGGCCGTCAACGGGTGGATCCAGTCGGAGCGCTGTGAAATCGATGATCTTGTCACGGAAGGGGACGTTTGGTCGCTGGAGACGCTTTCCGTTATGATGTTCAACGCGGTTTCGTTGATGACCAAGTGGAGGTTGGGATTTGATCCGCGTTTGACTGAGCAGAAGGAGTTTAAGTTTTTGaacaaggtgcaaaaagtttcgATGATGCACGGAATATTTAAAGCTAGATATTGTTACGATCTTCAGATGAGGTGCAAGGTCGTGGAGCTGCCGTTTGAGCATAGTTCAAATTATAACCTGCTGATCATCCTACCAGATGATGGTCAATGCCTTGCCGATGTGGTAGATGCAATCCCTGAAGAATACCTGAACACTATGATTGATTGTCTGACGGAGCATTGGGTGGACGTCCAGATTCCCAGGATCACTGTGGCCATGAAGACATCGGTGGAAGATGTGCTGAGCAAGCAAGACTGCACCGGAATATTTGAGCTGAAGGATTTGAAGGTGTTTGCCGACGGAAAGGATCAACTCGATCGATTCTACCAGCATTGCTGGTTTCGCATGGACGAAAATGGAGCCCAATTGAACGCACCGCTTCCGGAATCACCACAAGTCACGTTCACAGCGGATCGTCCATTTTTGTACGTAGTTCGGAGGGCTAACGACAGTGCGGTAGTTATGATTGGCGATTACTCTATCTACGTGGAtcctgatgagcagtattaa